Genomic segment of Coffea arabica cultivar ET-39 chromosome 1e, Coffea Arabica ET-39 HiFi, whole genome shotgun sequence:
TATTTGTTTGGTCTTGgtcattatttgaaataactaatgtaggtttttttttaattttttatgatgtgatgtatgtgaaataaaaaggtaaatgagaagataaaaaagtgtattgaaaaatgtgtttgtgatgcaagcaaataattttttaataaataattccTACCCAAACACACACATTGTTAGCAAAATTAATGAGATAAAAAATAGTGCAAATTAATTATAATATATCCTTTTTATTCTAACTGCAATACCTTAACTCCTTTTGACAATTTTGAACATATTATTACTGATTTGTAGGGTTTTCTATGCCATTAATTTTGTTGACATTATCATTAATTGGATTTAAGCAGAATAAACTTGAGAGTTTAGGCTACACAAtttttgaaattgagaatttaaggTGTGAAGtgttcaaaattgaaatttaagtgACAAAGTGAAAATGTTGTAAAAAGTGAATATAGTCTAGGTGATAActatgatgatttttcaaatgcaTGCATAAAATTTTGtgtaaaattagaaaaaaaatgtagCAATTATGCAAAACGTGCGCCTCAAACAAAGGTGCGGCAATTGGCATGTCAAATGCCTGCTAGGCAATAGGTACTAGAGGTGTAAACGAATCAAATTGAGTCGAATTTCACCCTAATCGAGTTGAGTTTCGacataattttaccaaattcgaagaaaaacaaaggaaatgggaagaattgaatgaaagaaaagatgGAAAGCGGATTAGTTGCACTATACTTTAGTTGTTGATGGTAAATGAATAAAGTACATCATTAACAATCTTTTTTATTTCCAAATCTTCCATACAACATGGAGGGAATTTGTCATTTTTTCTCTtctattcttttattttcttttgtaaaGTCCCAAAACTGATTATGAATCAACCCAAAAAGTGTGACGGGTCACTGGCAACATACTCCATATCAATTGGAGCGATGAGCAATTTCGGAACCAGTCCAAAAGAAGTTTCCTAGTGTCAATTGTCAGGTTTGTCTAAAAAAAAAGAGCGGGACCCAAGAAAAATTGGCATCCCAGAACTCTGGGAGAATCTTTCGGTAATCAAAAACACTAAAAAaaggtactccctccgtcccactttgatagtcctgattTTTTtccacacagtttaagaaaaagtagttaactttattggaacaatcaatttacgtagttattttcctaaaataccctcacattaatcagagtacaactttatgggaacttcaATTGAtgttaaaaaaagaatcaactctcattaaatggggtaagtttatagtaacaacaacttacattgaataagggtattttaggaaaattaaaatacaactacattcttcaattgaaaagtggatTACAATATgagacagacgaaaaaggaaaacaagactatcaaagtggagACGGAGGGAATATATGCTAAGTCCCCAAGATAAATTGGCATCCCAGAACTCTGGGAGAATCTTTTGGTAATCAAAAACACTAAAAAAGGCATATCCCCAAGTCCCCAACCCAATTCCTCCAAGCGCCGAGGCTCCCAACCACACACATAATAAATAATCCGTGCATAATGCAGACCAGAGGGCAGTATCGGCTCATCCAAATCCCAATTTTGTCGTCTTCATAGTTCACATAGCACCAATTCACCAGTCACCACACGCTCCCCACCCTTTGCTTCCACCAACGCCAATAATAATAGCACAAGCAACAGCAGCAGCTGTTCCTAAAGACCGAAGGGTCTAAACGACCCAGTTGCAGAAGGACAAGGTCCCCCATTTTGAAACATCCTAGTAGTACCAGTACCAGTACAAGTACAATATATAGTACTACTGTACTACTACTCCATTATTCTTCTTGGTCCAATGGCGGTTGTAGTAGCAAATGGGCGTCCATTAATTACGGCTCTCATCTCTTGCAATTTGCCACATATCAAGTTCTTGCTCGGTGGTGGTGCTCCCACCAGTTGTCGTACACCTTCCTTCTCCTCCTCGCTACCGAACACTACACTCAAAAGTGCAAATGCACCGCACCATCTTTGGAATTTTAAGCCCTCGGCATCTCGGTATCTCCCTCCTGTCCTTGTTTTTAAGGTGGTAATCTTCTAGTAGTAAATTTCTTGATATTTTACAATGTAAACATTTTGCCAGGCTGCTGAATTGTGATACATACTACTGTAGCATGtcaaaaagaggggaaaaaaagaaagaaatgaagaagacgTCTCTAATGTTAGTACTGATAATACCTGATCCTTTGAATAATTAACTCCATTTTTGCTTcctgattttccattttagccTAAAGTTATCATGGATAGAGTTTTGATTTGTGATGCATCCCTTGAATATGATGGTAGCCCTGAATACAGCGGGAGTACAAGTGGCCCGGGAGGTTCTTTTAGCTTATCCAGACAACTTGAGATGAGGCTCCAGATTAGTTTGTGATTATGATCAGTAAAATGGTTTTGGAGGAATTACGTATGGTGCTTTCCATGAACACAGTGTGGGATTAGGCCCTTGATTGTTTAATTGGTATGGTCAGCAGAATTTGTGTATATATCTTAAGAGCTTTTGTTCATGTCAGAACATAATGTAAGCATGACCACCGTCAATGTGATACCATGTCGTTTAATTTTCATCCATTAATAAGGGAGATATATTGCCTTTGATAAAATTTGAATGGGGAATATTGCAAGATGAGAATGATAATTCAGGAGCAGAGGCATTGCATTGGAAGAAACTGCAACGAATCATTGCCCCCCAAGGGCCTTTCATTTCTCTGAGAACCGATACTTGTCTGTGATGCAGCTGTAGCatgctattatttttttttccttttttacttttcttttatgATACAAGAGACTGCCGCCGGTTTTTAATTTAGTCTTGCATATGTAGCAGATTAATTATGCATTTATTCCATCTCATTCTATTGAAGTGTAGGTTCACATGCTTTCAGCATCAGGGTCCTGAAAGTGATGAGTCTTCCACATCTAAGGACAAACCAGAGGGACAACATAAGGCTGCTGATGATGTAATGCAAAGTTTGAAAGGCAAAGCAGCTAGTGGAGAAATCTCATTTCTGTCAAAACTAGTGGTACTCCTGGCTGTGGCTCTGGCAATTACAGTGCTATCCATTGGCTTTAGACAGCCTAATCAAAGATCTCTGCTTGGCATTCAACATTTAGTTGATAGTTCATCTGCTCCCGCTTTAAGCACACATGCTGTTGGTTTTTCTTTTAGAGCTTTTGGATACAGAATTATACTTCCAGAATATGCTCCAGGGTACTTGACTATTTTGCTCACAAATTGTGTCCTTGTTTGTTTTTGATTATCTGGCCTTGCTATGCTTTCAGATGTCATATTACGTTCAAATAACTTAATTTGCCATATCTTGGGTATCTTaatattctttttttccaaaacctaaCAATATAGCAGAAGCATTCTCCTTTTCTCTTACATTTTGCTTCTTGGTTACGGAGAACAGTATGTTTAATTATCTTTAGGTCCCTGGTTTCAGGTGGATCTACTTCTGGCTGCTGATGGCTGCAGGATGCGGTCTTTTCATAAGTGAAGAGGCTTTAAATATATGGGTCTGTCCTTCCTGCTGGTACTTTTTTTGGGCAGACTCTTATGCTCTTTGACATCTGGACTTTGAGTGGGTCTTCTTGTCCTTTTTTGGAGTGCTTCTCTTTTTCTGAGCTTAACTTTGTCATCTATCCTGCAGGTTGGCATCACTTTAGCGCGGATGCTTTCACTGGATGGCACATGGCATTCTTTTCTTGATTCATTCTCTAGGAACGCTCACTACATTGTATCCACGGTTTTATGGGTTTACTGGTTAGTTGGGCTTGATTCAATTTGAGCTAATGAATTATGCTATGGACCTCCTCCAGTAATGCATGtaaagctgcaatttttttttccttttaatcttCATGCTAGTCACAAATATTAATCGACTAAAGGATCAATAATATTTGTCCTCAATATTTTAATTCACATGGTGAATATTGTCAGGGGAGTTTGCATTAGTGATATGATACCATTTTACCTTGGCAAGCTTTTCAGACAATCTGGGGCATCCGATGATGTTTCTTCAAAGGTCTGTTTGATCTATAGACTTTTGATATGCAGTAAATGTAACTAGGTATTTATATGACCTTGAAATAGTAAAGTGATATGAATAATTTCTGTTTGGTATAGTTAGGAATTGGCAGAGAGAAAGCATTGAAAATCACGCGCGTTGTCCAAAAATATGGAAATCTAGTTGGTGTTGGTGAGTCTAAATAGCTTCAGAGCTCCTTTTTGCATGTTTTCATACTTGCAATCGTACAAATGCTGCTTGAAAGGACTTGTAATATGAGCTTCTACAGTCTAATCGAACCAGTTCTGTTAGATTCCACTATTTATGTGTTATAGTTCATAAACATTTAAAAGGATAGTTAATGTTACCACTTTATAAGGGGATGGCATGGGCAGCTGATAATTGAAGTGTTGATAGTGGTGGCTGAAGTAGAACATCAAACCTTCCCCAAACCAGTGGAATATTTAATGACATTCTCTGACTTGCTTGTTTTAATTAGCATTCACAGGTACCCAATGAAAGCCTATCAAGCTATAATTATGCTGACTCTTACTCAAGAAATTTAATACTGATACTAAAGTTTGCCTCCAAAAAGCTGTTTCTTTTAGAAACGTATATTAAGAAATTTTGCGATAATATATTTTACTGGTTTTAGCAATCTTTAAAATAGTGTAAAAAGTTAAAGAGAAATGGTTTCGGTTATCTGGGGTATTACTTTAAAGTACCCATAATAAAAGCTTTTGCGTAATTAAGAGTTCCAAATGATTGGCTATCCACCAGTAGTGCTGCCACCTTATTCTCAAAACCATTGTAGAGTCCCTTGGTGTTGTTTCCATTCCAGAATCAGCATTGCCTGCATTGGGGTCTGCTTCTTGAGTAGTTACTAATAGTTGCTTATCTATATAACAATATCTCCTTCCTCTCTTGGGGCACCGTAGCACATTTTATTTgacatttcttgaatttcttgagcATTTGTTGGTAAGTCTATGTTTTCTTATATGCAGTTGAACGGTTCTCGTTAGGTGTGAGGAATCCTACAGCATTTTTAGCAGGTGCAATGGTTAGTATTATTTCTTCTTCCAAGCAAGATATTACTTTACTAGTACGAACTTTGACACAACAAATTGTGTAATTGACATCTATTCTATCCAAATTCGTGTAAGCTATTATTTTGTGAACCTGGTTGATTTCATTATCATTTGTGATGTATGATTTTCTTCATCTTAAGGTGCTGACTAGGAAAAGGTTGTTACCGCATGCTATGCATACTAAGCTTTGGTGTCGGAGCAGAATGAGTTAACAGTTTGAAACAAAGCATTCCTTCTATCTTGATGCGTCATGGCAATTACTGATTTCTTGCATCTTGCTGCAAAGTAAACAAGCTGGGAAGCTTCAGTCTATCTTGCATTTGCATTTGCACTgtaaaattttctgttttgatgTCTCTGTCTTCTCTGGATGTTGGGAACCATTAGTTTATGCAGCAAAGGCAATATGATCACCAGTGTGGTACCTCGAATTGAGAGTGCAACCACTTCATGGTtcttctttttatgtttttatgtaGTTAGTTTTTTTAAAGTTCCTAACTAGTTTTTAAATGTGGTAAACTTACTTGTTGCTGGAACTCAACTACTATGCGGATTTTTATGTCATCGCTGCAAACTATGTGGATTTTTATGCCATAACTGCAGTGTGTTTTTCCTGAAGTACGACTTTTTTGCAGGGTATATCACCTGAGTTTTTCTTTGCCGGTGTCTGTTGTGGTGGTCTTATAACACTTCCACTTCAGGTATTATTCTATCAGATAAAAGGACACCAATTACCAGCAAACTAGATTGTAGACTAGTCATGCAGGGAAAGAGTAAAATAGCTGTTCCTACTTGATTGCCCAAAAAAAAGAGACCTCATCTTTTATAGTAAAGTTGTCAGCTTGAAAAGGAAGGAATATACATAATGCTGCTGTTAAGTGCAACTCACGTTTAATGGTGAGGCTAATTCTTCTTTCGCAAACAAGTGAATATATCACACATCCTAGAGATTCATATGGTCTTGCAAAAATAGTAACTGCGTTTTACATTTATCAAAGCTATGAAAACACTTTGTCACGATATTTTTCTTCCATAAGCTtatgccttttatttttttaaatgacAGTTGGGGATTGGATTCTTATTCAGAGACCGTCCAGTGTTTGCCCTTGCCACTGTTGCAACTGTAGTGGTAAACTTTTATTTTCCCCGGATTAGCATATGGTTGCCTAAACAAAGGAATGCATTGCAAGGGGTTTTAGTGCGTCTACTAATTGTAAGTACTGCGCTATTTTGCAGGGAATCTGGACTATCATCCCATATGCTGCAGCTGCTTTGACAGCATTGTTCCTTTATCTGCGACGTAAGAACTTCAGTTAGTTGTGGTTTCTGTTTCTAAGTTCACCATTTCCTGGGGTACACAGCCTGGAAACTATCAATACGTGCTTGTAAAGGGACTAACTACTGCAGAGAAAAATCAGGGTATGGATGGTTTTGCAACAGCTTGTTGAATAACCACCCGCCAGACACCCTTTTAAGTGAAGGCTTTACAGATTTGGTTAGGGAACTTGCAATCATGCACTCACCGTATAATTGCTTGAAAGCTGGCATTTGTCCCTGTAACTTCCGTAAAATAGGGTACCTTATACAGTCAAGGGCCAAGTTGGGCATGAAAGATCTTTTTGGCATATTGTTTTTGGTCATACCTGTTGCTCTCTCAGATTGATTCAATCAAGGCAAAATACTTATTTACGGATAATAACTTAACAAGCACTATATCATACACATACGTGCAATTccatttaacataaattatggTCTCTCAACTAAGCTATGGACCAAGTCTATGAAAGAAGCCCAGAAGAGGCATAACCCCTtccataataataataacaacaatcTAAACTAAACGATTGCTGCGAGATGGGAAAGCTGGATGCTGTAGGCTTCTTTCAGCTCAGCCAGTACTTCTGCTATGCTTGGCCTCCGCAATGCATCTCTCTCAACAGACCTTGAAGCAATCAAAGCTGCCCTCCTCATGCTCTCAGCATCAAATGTTCCTTTCATGCTTTCATCCACTATCTCGAACGCGCCTGCTTGCAAGTATGGCTTGGCCTGCAATTGATGGTCAAAAACAACATGCTATGTACGTCAGGAGCACTCATATGCACATAGAGATTGTAACGAATCAGCAGACACAGATCAGTGTAGAAGCACGTTATGATGGGATTTTGTAAACATGGCATGCTAAGAAGTATCTTGAAGTGCCTACTTTTAACTGTTTAGCAGCATGCAAACGTTAAATTCTAATCAGGGATACCAATCTTAAATTCCAACAGTGTCGATACTTCTAACTTGCACAACCAAGGTTAAAAAATTAAGCATCAGATCATCGTGCACTCCCAAAAGAAATTTTGGTCTAACCAGAGGTACAACTATAGAAAATGGAAGGGATTCAGTCATGCAACAAAATGGATGGTGGTAGTTGAAAACCAATTATAAGGTTTCTGTAATTTTGCACTTTACATTCTTATAAGATGCAAATCATTTAGAGAAAGAACTAAAGAAAGAGATCTAGTTACCCATAAGACTAAATTGTAGGAATCTGGAGAGCCAGAGTGAGTCAGTGGTTCTCTGCCACATATGAGCTCCAGAAGTACAACCCCAAAACTATAGACGTCACTTTTTTCTGTTAATTGTCTAGAGGAATAATATCTGTAGACAGAACTCAGTAAGATTGAAGAAGAGTGCCAGAATGAATATACTAAAAAcaaagctcaaaaaaaaaaaaaaaaaaaagcctcgAGAGCTTACTCTGGATCAAGATAGCCAGCAGTGCCTTTGACAGCAGTGGTTACATGGGTTGCATCGCCCTGAGTCATTTGCTTAGAAAGGCCAAAATCAGAGACCTTAGCATTCATCTCTGAATCCAAAAGAATATTGCTGCTCTTTACATCACGGTGAATGATCCGTGGATCACTTCCATTATGTAAGTAGTCCAACCCTACATTGAAACAACTTCAGTTCAGATAATGGCTTATATAAAAGGAACTTTGTTGATTGCCATTGGCGAATTTACTCGGACTAGCTAGAATGGTTTTAATTGGTGGGACGATTGCTTCATTCCCTATGAAAAGGATCAGGTTTCCAACTTAGAAAATAGACGAATGACGGCATGATAGTGGGACACAACTACGAAGTATAATTCTACTTTTGCACATGTACAGAATAGAAACCTGAGTTTCTCCAGTAATTAACAAGGAAATCTACGTGCACCTGTTGATATCTATACCTTTTGCAGCATCAACCGCAATTTTCAACCTGCGAACCCAGCTTAATGTTATTCTTTTACTGTTTACACCTGAAATAGTTATTTGTTCATTAATCAAAGGAAACCAAGAAATACAGAAACGGATTCCTGAGTAGAAGAAGCTTATATTACCATGAAGGTTATCAGACAGTGATCCACCAGGTAAATACTCGTACACTAGTATTTGCTGCTTTGACTCGTGACAGAATCCTTCCAAAGTTACAAGACTCTGGTGACGAATTTGTGACAGAAGAGAAACCTGGAAAATAATTTGCAACATAAAATCAGGCAtcattaaaaggaaaaaagagatcTTGTAAAAAAGCTTTTCCTTCTCAAAAGATTCATCCACAAATGGCAGACCTCATTGATGAATGACTCAGCCCCAAGCTGAGTTCTGTCAAATCGCACTTTCACGGCAACTAATTTTCCATCAGGAAGCTTTCCAAGGTAAACCATTCCGAAACTACCACGGCCTATGACCTCCTTGAAGTTGTTTGTGGCTGCTTTGATTTCTTTGTAGGAAAAAACTCTTGCAGCATTCCAGTTTCGTATATCCACTCCAGCATCTAATACTTCAGGAAACATTTCCGTTATGACATCTAACGGGTATTCTACCGTAGATACATTTTAGGCAATTTCTTACTTGGTTTTGAAGAGCTTTCAGGTTTCTTTCTCCTCGTGAAGAGAAGCACTGAAATTGCCATGGCTGAAAAAGCTAGTGCTACGCCTCCCACTGAACCAAGTATAACTGCTATATGTTTGTGGCCCTTGTTCTTGCTTGGTGTAAGGACAGTTACTTGTGGTGTCTCAATAGTGCCTGAAATGTCAGTGCAGGATGATGTGGAGAAGGACAGGCACAGATTCCCTGATGCTCTGTCGAATTGAAAAAGAATCCAAGAGATGATGCATCAAGAGGCTCAGTTATgaaccaaaaatcaaaaaacgATGTAATTCACTCCATAGTCCATACCTGACTTCCAAACTTTCCCTGTTTAATGATTGGGGGAGGGGACCTTGTAGCTCATTATTCTCCAGATTCCTGAATGTTTCAAAATAGCAAATCACGTACAGATACAGCTATATGAGCCTCTTACCAGGTAGAACTGCTTCTACAAATGTTTCCAAAAGTAAATGAACCTATAATGCTCACTCACAGTAAGTGAAGCTCCTTTAATTCTCCCAAGCTGTCTGGTACTGCTCCAAGCAAACTGTTGTTTTGCAAATCCCTTCACACAGAATGTACGTCATCTTTCTATGACCAACTTCAATTTTATTAATGCTCAATGAAAAGGGAGGAAAATTCTCTGCGTTTTAATCATCAGAAAGTTAGTCATAAGAGAAGTTCCATCGAATTTGTAAaagacttacaaaacttgaagGTTCATCAAATCCTCCAATTCAGACCCAAAAGATGACAGTTGATTGAAACTCAGGTTCCTGCAGCATTCAATTGCCAGTTTGTTTTAGGTTCATCATCAGAAGCAACATAAGTGAAATACAGTTCTTCAAGTAGTAATTATACAGTTTCTCAAGATTCTGCAGGCTCCCAAGGTATTGTATTTCTCCAGCCAGCGATGCATTACTCAAATCCCTGTTTAACATAATGCCAGAGGATAAAAACAAAGTGCTGCAGATTAATATCTGGGATTGGGATGAGGGTTAGCATGAGATTGGAGCTGACGACCTAAATGCTCATGGGTGGCCCATTACCACTAGGGTGACTCTTCATATCACGGCAACAGATTGTGAGTGTGAGAAAAAACTTAAGCCAGTGCTCAGttattaaaaaggaaagaatctTACAATACTTTAAGGTCCAACAGATCACCAAAAGTGGGGCTAATTGATCTCATTTTCATGCTGGAAAGTTCCCTTCATAATGAGCAAAAGATTGATAACTATGGAACTTGATAGCAAGGAATTAGATTTAAGAAAAAAGATTCAAAAAATTCCAATGCAATACGGTCATACAAAGAAGTAACAAGATTTCCTTCACATTCTATATGTTCCCATGACTTTGGAGAACACGGATCTTCTTGCCATCCCAGATCCAAACCAGTCGACTGCTGAATAACCTGGAGGGCAGAAACTGCAAAAAGAATCAATATTTTAAAGTTTGCACCTTCAGTTCTACGAAGGGACCAAAAGAGTATGTGAGACAATGAAAACCATCCAACCTGTGGTGGAAGAAGTTTCTAAAGGAATATC
This window contains:
- the LOC113713882 gene encoding probable LRR receptor-like serine/threonine-protein kinase At5g48740 isoform X2; translated protein: MECPSGKGGGGQDVALEISLYLHGLMMWSVYHCFVGCLSPFDFCLKSNACQLTVTMIIIVIRHQTSLPLCPSLITLVLYSSPGVTNSLSPTFTLCNIVNVTPYTLLNCCFVTLPPTKHSLLFFFLLSLIITAFFFCPRILPWSSLFATSLHELEPGKHKRKNLDSVSTSGALFMELLSCCWLWLLLLSGIVEIAFCDQDGFLSLSCGGTVSYVDSSNISWIPDTAYTNAGNMSTVVYLDGSSSSQIPVRFFPDSLGTKCYRLPTKNVSSLVLVRTQFVYKNYDGLNKPPAFSVSLGRAMTTTVNLAKTDPWVEEFIWPVDKDTLPLCFYSIPEGGFPIISSLELRPLPQGAYNSGLADFTSKLLRKSYRINTGYIDGSLRYPLDQYDRIWDADEDFSPHHVSTAFDIQNNFNLSNLKETPPIAVLQSARVLARWADLTYNLPIDGLGDYYVVLYFAGILPVSPAFDVLINGEVVQSNYTVKRWDANALFFTMRGINWLNITLKSISYYPLINALEVYEILDIPLETSSTTVSALQVIQQSTGLDLGWQEDPCSPKSWEHIECEGNLVTSLELSSMKMRSISPTFGDLLDLKVLDLSNASLAGEIQYLGSLQNLEKLNLSFNQLSSFGSELEDLMNLQVLDLQNNSLLGAVPDSLGELKELHLLNLENNELQGPLPQSLNRESLEVRASGNLCLSFSTSSCTDISGTIETPQVTVLTPSKNKGHKHIAVILGSVGGVALAFSAMAISVLLFTRRKKPESSSKPNAGVDIRNWNAARVFSYKEIKAATNNFKEVIGRGSFGMVYLGKLPDGKLVAVKVRFDRTQLGAESFINEVSLLSQIRHQSLVTLEGFCHESKQQILVYEYLPGGSLSDNLHGVNSKRITLSWVRRLKIAVDAAKGLDYLHNGSDPRIIHRDVKSSNILLDSEMNAKVSDFGLSKQMTQGDATHVTTAVKGTAGYLDPEYYSSRQLTEKSDVYSFGVVLLELICGREPLTHSGSPDSYNLVLWAKPYLQAGAFEIVDESMKGTFDAESMRRAALIASRSVERDALRRPSIAEVLAELKEAYSIQLSHLAAIV
- the LOC113713882 gene encoding probable LRR receptor-like serine/threonine-protein kinase At5g48740 isoform X1, with product MECPSGKGGGGQDVALEISLYLHGLMMWSVYHCFVGCLSPFDFCLKSNACQLTVTMIIIVIRHQTSLPLCPSLITLVLYSSPGVTNSLSPTFTLCNIVNVTPYTLLNCCFVTLPPTKHSLLFFFLLSLIITAFFFCPRILPWSSLFATSLHELEPGKHKRKNLDSVSTSGALFMELLSCCWLWLLLLSGIVEIAFCDQDGFLSLSCGGTVSYVDSSNISWIPDTAYTNAGNMSTVVYLDGSSSSQIPVRFFPDSLGTKCYRLPTKNVSSLVLVRTQFVYKNYDGLNKPPAFSVSLGRAMTTTVNLAKTDPWVEEFIWPVDKDTLPLCFYSIPEGGFPIISSLELRPLPQGAYNSGLADFTSKLLRKSYRINTGYIDGSLRYPLDQYDRIWDADEDFSPHHVSTAFDIQNNFNLSNLKETPPIAVLQSARVLARWADLTYNLPIDGLGDYYVVLYFAGILPVSPAFDVLINGEVVQSNYTVKRWDANALFFTMRGINWLNITLKSISYYPLINALEVYEILDIPLETSSTTVSALQVIQQSTGLDLGWQEDPCSPKSWEHIECEGNLVTSLELSSMKMRSISPTFGDLLDLKVLDLSNASLAGEIQYLGSLQNLEKLNLSFNQLSSFGSELEDLMNLQVLDLQNNSLLGAVPDSLGELKELHLLNLENNELQGPLPQSLNRESLEVRASGNLCLSFSTSSCTDISGTIETPQVTVLTPSKNKGHKHIAVILGSVGGVALAFSAMAISVLLFTRRKKPESSSKPILDAGVDIRNWNAARVFSYKEIKAATNNFKEVIGRGSFGMVYLGKLPDGKLVAVKVRFDRTQLGAESFINEVSLLSQIRHQSLVTLEGFCHESKQQILVYEYLPGGSLSDNLHGVNSKRITLSWVRRLKIAVDAAKGLDYLHNGSDPRIIHRDVKSSNILLDSEMNAKVSDFGLSKQMTQGDATHVTTAVKGTAGYLDPEYYSSRQLTEKSDVYSFGVVLLELICGREPLTHSGSPDSYNLVLWAKPYLQAGAFEIVDESMKGTFDAESMRRAALIASRSVERDALRRPSIAEVLAELKEAYSIQLSHLAAIV